Within Natator depressus isolate rNatDep1 chromosome 6, rNatDep2.hap1, whole genome shotgun sequence, the genomic segment CAACAGTCCCTTTTGCAGACTAGAATAGCTGCCAGAAAGTCCGACATCAGGAAGAGAAGGCCCAGCAAAGGAGGCATAGAGGCTGCATACAGGTGTCATCTCAGCCCATACCTTTGTTATCCCGAGCAGACTCATACAGTATGCCCTTAATCAATAGGTACAGTAGGATGGGCTGGACCACTGGGCACTACTGCCCGTATACATGGTCTTTAATCCACTGGAGCTATATAATCACAAATGCAGATGCTCTGGTTGTGACTTGCTTCCTGACTTCATGCAACAGCCTACATCAGAACCGACAGAAATGATGCACAGACCCCACTGCACAGCTCATCTGCCTTtgcaccccccccaacccagttCCACCCATAGCAGGGGTTCAAGTGGTGGAGAGATGCTACTGGGGGGCATTCTGCAATCCATGAATTTGACCCTTTGTGAATCTCTTCTGGGAGAGTCCAGGGTCTGATCCATGTGACTTCCTACAATGAACAGATCTCACTGTAATGGGGGCACACAGTAAATTAAGAATAGCTACACAAGATAGGTGAGCCAATAATCACTTGCCTCTATCTCCTGTTTTATCGTACCAAGATAATAAAACCCATCAGATTCCCTTCTTGCTAGAATAGGAACATGAGCAATGTCCACTGATTCTTCCCACACCTTCAGCCCCTTACATGCTGTGTCAGGGAAATGTGGACAGTGGCCGATCCATGAGCAccttgaataaaaagaaaagggttAGCGGTGAGAGCAAACAGCTTCCAGAAGTCAAACGAAGACAATCTATTAACCTTCAAGGGCCAGATCCCGGGCCCTGGTGGACCTGTTTTGTTCCACCCCTATGGTGTAAAGCAGGCAGAAGGAGCTGGCTGAGGATTTGCCTGTGCAGGAGAATCCCTTGCTTGCATAACTCAAGCAGCTCCTCTCAGCCTCACACCACTGTGCGGGAGGGTGTTTGCTGGTTGTGGTAGGATCACACTGTGATCCTGGTTTGGTATAACCTACAGCAGTagttgctctaacttatgctcTAACAAACTAGCCTCTAACTGCCCTTAACATCAGGTTAACAAGAAGTGTCCCAAGTTcccttgaagcattcccctgtgatatccagacCCTGTACTGGCTACTCTCAGAAATCCCAGCTCCTTTGCCCTCAAAGGAGCAGTGTGCCCCAGTTTACCACTTTTACCCTAAATCACTTTTGTATAAAGTACTGCATttaaataaaccttcttttgttTTATCATAAGAAAGAAGAGACACTCCACTAGAAAAAAGAGACAGTAATGGAAACATCcagttacaatacaaaacaaatcatAAAATGCAAACTAGGGCCTACAGTTTATTAATAGTTActtttcctagctaataaagcaccccacccccagttcagTCTGTTCCAGAGTTTGCTGGCATcacaggaaccaggatccaaTTTTTCATAAGACCTGCCCCCCATTCAATAACATGTCTCCTCAATGAATGGATACAAGGAGTCTTTTTCCATCCTGTGTTACACTGAATCAGTCTTTCATCTTTATTCACACACAGGGCAAACACTGTCTGTTGTTATGGTCCTttttacctccaagtggttttgattgtttgcagttgtctttgatggttttccaaTGACTGTTCTGGGATAGGGCATTACATCACCAGCTGAGCAGGGAGGGATGACAACTCCCTCCCACTCGAGTGGGCTATCACCCAATCATACGATGTTTTCTGACCAACTTTAAGACGATACAACATAGttttcaatatagttacattatgCCTTAAATATGACCCGTacacacatctcacaatgattatgagtattgttaagttacaagctttcagtagagaccttacatgcTACCTTTCATGGAAAAATACCACGAAAGGGATGTATtaagtgtagtgagtttgtcagatcTGAGAAaggagttgcttgtaaagaacagCTGGCGCCAATGGGCCTGTCTCTTTAGTTTGTGGACTTACTTCATAGCTTGTTTTCAGCCATCAACAGTGTTGCAGAAAATTTTAATCAGTAATGGTCTATAAAGCTGACAATGAAAAACATTGTGGCAATTCTCAAACTATCTTCAGTTTGCTAATTTGTCAAGATGGATAGAGACTGGAAGTGAGAAAGCAAATGACAGACACAAGCAAGAACTTTTTATTACCTTTGGGGGATGAGAAGTCTGGTAACCCAAGCAGGATGCACCATGAAAGACCCACTAGAGAAGGGATCGATATTAGTTAGGAAGTTGCTGCATGGGAGTTTATCTAGTGCTGTCATTGCTCTGCAGTACCTGTGCTCTGTAAACAAGGATCTTCCTGGATTCTCCATTCCCCCATAAGCAGTTACCTACAAAATGGAActgtgataattttatgtttgaTGTGAATAAACACGACGTACCAGGTTTTAAGCAAATATACACAGTAGTTAGATGATGATCATAATGACTTACATTTTCTAGTGGCTCCCAAAGGAGTTTTACATAAGAACATGAATCAAAACTTTGCCTACCACtgaaaatgcagccacttctggtgTGAAATATAacaactgtttaacagtgcagagCAACAGGAACTGAAGAGTAAGGTACTCAGTTGAAATTACAGGGGGGATTTAGGTAGCTGGAATGTAATTCACCAGACTTGAATTTGGCCAGGAGAAGTCAGTGTGGTTAACACCCCTATACTATTCAaaacccactgatgtcaataagagcctttccattgacttcaaaggactttGAATCAGACTTTTACAAAAGGTGATTGGCACCTGAGCAACATTAAATAAACTAGAAAAGTCTTCAGGAATTTCCTGTTTTAAATCAAGTCCTCCATAGATTAGTGCCCTTGAACACCACTGAGAAACTCATAGTTATGCCACCTCAGGAATCAACACCATCACCTGCTGCACCTGCATTCTTCCTAAAATGATTCCCATCTGTGTCCTGTCCCAACCCAATCCTACATATTTTATGAGCTATGACCAAAATCACAGCTGGAGCTGATATAGCTGAATGAGCTCGAAGACAGCTTTTGAATGTAGCACTAGATTAATGTTGCCTGTTACTCGTGTTACAGTGATGTATTTAAGGGGAAATCATTTGATCTTGCAGCTGTTCTGTCATGTTTTATGATGAAAGGTTATGCTTTTAGCAAGAGAAGGAAATCATGGCTCACATTTGACAAGTGAAGAGATAACTATTCTGTGGCTGTCAAGTTAAGATTTACAATGCTATAGCTACCTGGTAACCTGGGCAAGATTTAGCAGGACATTTCTATTCTAACTAGATTTTttatattactttaaaatatttatacctggggtaaaattttctaaCTGAAAGACAATTGGACTATGCTCCTAAATTACATTTGCaaatggaatttaggctcctatgTTATTTAGCTGCATTTGAAAAATGTTACCTGTGGATTTTactctctcattttcactggtataaaAGACTATCATCTGGCTGCTCTTTTGATAAATATGGTCAGATTTCAGCAAATTCTTATTTAACAAACCAGTGTTTTACATAAACACCCAACTAGATCATAAATTGCAACAGAATCACAGATTGCAACAATTATTGTAATAATCTCTGCAAAACTTGTGTCTGCAAATGAGCAAATAATGTCAAGGATATTGATTACTTTACAAGCATACTGATTCTTACACAcaaatattaaagaaataattAATGTAATGTAAAGTTAGACTTTGTATTGATgttcaaattaattttatttttaacttaacattaaaaaaaaaatttttgcagtgaatttagtgctggggAAAGATATTGGCCAGACAGCCCTGAAGAGCAAAGTCCCTtcttatccacagaacagatacagcatgGGCAGAGGAGAGCAAAGACACAGGTGACTTGTATAAAATTATATTATGTTTACTGAGCAGCTTCAATTACTTAGGTACAGTGGTTCTGGAAACTGAATATATTGAACTTACCAGATATTGAGTGTGCCCAATCTTGTCGTCCCACACCTGGCCTGACTTCAGAAATCCTGCCCTTTTGCCTGTTCGGTGTGAAAAGTCATTTGTTGCTAGTGTTTTCCAGTTACTAAGCTGGTTGCCATAGATTCATTACCAACAGGAAGTGACTGTGTTGAAGAAAGCCACGCATGCACATACATGTTTCAGCTAACAGCCAAAGGAACGGTACTCCCATAGATGATCATCTAACACATATCCATTCTATTTTAAATGTGACAGACATAATCCATTTGATCAAAGTATCAGTTACCGTGGTGGGGTCATAGTGTAGGAATGCATTGTGCATATACAGTCTATTTTGCACCCTTGAATGACCAAACACAATTTTATTGACCAAGACAGGGTCATATGAACCTGTGGGATTAAAATAAAAAGGCCCCATGTGAGGTAACAAAAGTGCTGCAGTGCAGTTAGGGCAAAAGGGAAGTGGTTGAGCTGGTGTCAcatcactttacaaacatgaagtcATTAAGCCTCACATCCATCTACTAGGTAGATAATAATACAGTATGCTGTGTGTTACAGTAACACCTCAATGCCCCAAAGAAGATCAGAGCCCCATCgtggtaggcactgtataaacagtAAGAGGGAGTTCCAACCCctaagagctcacagtctagacTAGACAGATAAGGGGTCAGAGGAGACACAGATAGGtgaagtgatttatttttatttgtattgcagtagcacccagcctcattgtgctaggcagtgtacAAAAACTTAACAGAGACAGCcactgccccacagagcttccaGTCTGGCTTTcctaaggtcactcagcaggtcaATGTCAGAGCCTGGAACATAACCCTGATTTCCTGAGTTCCAGTCAAGGGACCACCCACTGGACAATATTGCCTCTCTCCCATTTTCAGGTGAGTAAACAGAGATTTCTTAACCTGGAATAAGATCTAGGAGTCTTCCTGATTGTTGATCCCTGCTCTGACCTCTAGATCTGTCTCCTCTTCCATAACTTTAATGAATTGTTGCAAGGGCATTTCATTGCTCCTctgctgaatttttttacattcatccGCTACACATATGAAATCCAGTGCTtgatttgtgccagggctgagccccggcacctctaggcttggcagttcatagccctggcacctctgggtttgctgcatgaattatgaatgtaaaaaaattgctcgagccccggcacctctttcactACAAATTAAGCACGGATGAAATCTCATTGCCAGCTAGTGAAACAAGTTCTACTTTCGAGCTGTCTCATCAGAATTGTATTTCATAGTCTTTTAACCAGATGATTGTCCTAAGGAAATGAATTTAAAACAAGTGGATGACGAGCAGAATTACTTCTGATCCCTATTGTCTTGGGAAATAGCTTGGAAATATAGTTTCCAAAAGCTTGGAAAATAGTCATGCTGTCTTCCTCCTCCTGAGAGGAACTCAGGCATGAAGTCATGGGGGCTCCAatgttttgaaaatcaggccacttactcAGGAACCTGAATGTGGACTTGAAGATCCTATTTTTGAAACTCTTGGGCTTAAAGCTTTGTTTTCACTCAGAAAAGAGCAAAGATAAGCTTGGTCATGACCAGGTCCAGTGTGGGCTGTAGCAGCAACAAAGCTTTTAAGCCTTCAGAAACAACGGTGgagatttcaagatttcaactAGAATGGAGAGAGCTACGTGTGCACTAGAGACCTGCCTCGCACGTAAAGGGATAGTACTGCAAATAGTGATTAGTGGACTAATGTTCCTTTTCTGTGTCATGGTAAAACTAGCTTTTTGCTTCCATAAACCCAGTAGCGTACAGATGACTGCTGGGCCTAAAGGAAAAGCCACATCTGGTTTAGATTATCAGGTGCTAATGACTTTTTCCTCAGTACTTTGCTGCACCCATGTTGCAGTGGCTCTCATTATGGTATGTGGAGAGCCTTTTTATTGAATATCAATAAAATAGGACTGTAAATAATATAGCACCTTTCAACCCAAGGGATGTCAAAGCTCTTTGGGCTAAATCTTCCTCATCACTCTCATGTGAGTAGGCCCTAACTAGAAAACTTTGCTGAAATGCAGCTAGCTGTGGGGTGAAATGGTCAGCTATTTAAGAGTGCAGAGCaacaatttaggacaggaagtgaagaaaacaTTATCCCAGTGAAAGTGTGGCAGCATACAGGCTTACAGGATGTCATTCCCCAgcgccagattctgccatccctcctctgagtagtatcttactatGTCGGTAAGTAAAGCCATATTCAGTGATTGTCAACAAGACAACTCATGAACTAAGCTCACTGACAGTATGGGTGATGGAATCCAGCTCACAGATTGGAATTTGGCGAGGAAAAAAGGGGTTTAAAACCACAGTAAGACTTCCAGGTTTCAAGTACAAAAAAGACTTGATTAACAAAAGGATAGAGCTGCATTTCCAAAAATGCTGCATTTTTCCACATTCAGGTAACTATTTTGGAAAGTGTTTTTACccctttttaataaataataataattcacttTTATAGTGCTTTATatgagtagatctcaaagtatttcAAAAGGTcagtatcctcattttacagttgaggaaactgaggcacatagggGGGCACTGACTTACTGAAGTTCACCCAGCGGGCCTCTGGCAAAACTGGAGTCCCAGGCTATAGCCACTAGACCAATACAcaagcaactttaaaaaaaaaatttggggagGTGTGAAAATGAGCAGGAAATGAAACATCCCTGAAAACAAACAGAAGCTGAGCCCCATCAATGAGAAGGTTacactttatttaaaatatgcagaCTGAAATGGCATATACATTTGCTCCTTTCTGAAAAATTAAACGTAGTCCTATTTTCGGTTTCCAACTAACAAagttaaaggatttttttctaatttccaTGAATTAACTAAAATAGTTTACATTTCATTTTCCTGTAGATTAGTATTTCTCATCTCAATGTAATTCCCTGTAGGTTAATTTAAACTCTTTCCCCAGTAGACTGGTAGGGATGTGTGCTTTGTACAGTTCATAAAATGTGTCAGTTTCACAGAATTATTTGTGTCACCAATAACGTGATTGTTATTAGCCTCAGCTGTGATTATTTTTCTTCCCTGGAGCAGTTCAGATAGTCCTCAGAACTGGATCTCTCTGGCCATTGCCTTGGAAGTATGGCCCAGTTCCAGGTTATTCTTCTCTGTCACTGCAGAATCACTGCACAGAACGGATTGTAGATGGTGAATGTATTTTATTGCAGCTCGAAGTGTTTCTACTTTGCTGAGCCGTTTCTCTAAGTATTCCTCAGGCAGGTGACGTCGGAGTTTGGCGTATCCTTCGTTGACACACTTAACCCTCTGCCTTTCCCTTTCATTCCTTTTTCTGATGAAAGCTGGTCCGTAAGAACAGTCACCTCTGCCATAATTAGCCTGGGCCACTTGGTAAGGAAAGTTGCAAGGATCCATGTAGAAGTTCTCTGTGATCAACTGCTCGGATGTAAAAGGAAGTAGTGGCAAATCCTCAGAGCAAGTGAACTGGGTCGGTGTCTCAGGGTACACATGAAACGTGACAAAAGGGTCCCCACTGAAAGGCCTAGTCACTTGTACATGTTGTGAGTCATAGATGGGCAACGTGTCCATGAAGTTACAGTAGCTTTTACTATCCATTGGGTTTTGTGTTTAACCTGAAAATGTATATTTGCACATTAATTGAATGATTCATACACTACAACTACTTAAATGAGTTAAGTTCTATTACTGACATAGACAGTAAACTAttaggggcagggattgtctttttgttctgtgtttgtacagcgcctcacacaatggggtcttgatccATGAGTAGGGCTCAtgggtgctacaataatacaaattataaataataattttccaGAAGGAGGGATTTTAATGCATTTCTGATATTACCAAATGGTGTGGGAGGTTGTCACATGGTATGTAATGATGTCCTAATTGAATAGCAtccttcacatacacacacaagtgcATAATCACCAGCATACGCTATAGAAATTTACTAAGCATTGACTAAAGATAAAGTAATCCCTTCCGCCTCCTAAAGGAAACCACAGTTAAGCTACACTGAGAGCTCAAATTTACTTGGCATTTGTAATACCAGATCCTCTTCATTTCCAAACATATGTCCAGCTCAGTCTGAAATTGACAAAAAATACTTATTGCTggcattatataaaataaaactggCTGAATTTTTGTTCCTTCCTCCTGTGCCTCTAGTGACCTCAATCTCCTTCAATTCCCTCTTCAACCCTCACCACTTTCAGTTAGCATTCTGCCACTCAGAGAGACACAGGCACTGCCATATACCCATCACGCATTGGCAAAGT encodes:
- the ASCL3 gene encoding achaete-scute homolog 3, which translates into the protein MDSKSYCNFMDTLPIYDSQHVQVTRPFSGDPFVTFHVYPETPTQFTCSEDLPLLPFTSEQLITENFYMDPCNFPYQVAQANYGRGDCSYGPAFIRKRNERERQRVKCVNEGYAKLRRHLPEEYLEKRLSKVETLRAAIKYIHHLQSVLCSDSAVTEKNNLELGHTSKAMAREIQF